A single genomic interval of Halobacillus halophilus DSM 2266 harbors:
- the lysA gene encoding diaminopimelate decarboxylase, which yields MNYETDQQGALLIGGIAAKDLADQYGTPLYVYDVDKMRANARAFVNTFKDYDIPAQVAYASKAFSSIAMLEVAHQEGLSLDVVSEGELHTALESGFPAEKIHMHGNNKSIQELEMAVENNIGCIVVDNFYEIELLHAILQEQQKEMDVLLRVTPGIEAHTHDYILTGQEDSKFGFDMSSGQAEEAFQKVRDASRINMKGLHCHIGSQIFETSGFEMAARKLFSALNDWSEKYDYQASVLNLGGGFGIQYTEEDQPLDLDQYVHSLIKEVTNLSTYYNYPIPEIWIEPGRAIVGEAGITLYTVGSIKEVPGIRTYVSVDGGMTDNIRPALYQAKYEAVLANKMKERSHQEYAIAGKCCESGDMLIWETELPKVEHKDLLAVFSTGAYGYSMANNYNRFQKPAVVFVENGNHQLVVRRESYQEMTRLDLSYLHREG from the coding sequence ATGAATTATGAAACAGATCAGCAAGGAGCGCTTCTGATTGGTGGCATTGCGGCCAAAGATTTAGCCGATCAGTATGGAACTCCCTTATATGTATATGACGTGGATAAAATGCGAGCAAATGCCAGGGCGTTTGTAAACACCTTTAAGGATTATGATATACCTGCACAGGTAGCTTATGCGAGTAAGGCGTTTTCATCAATTGCTATGCTTGAAGTAGCTCATCAAGAAGGGTTAAGCCTTGATGTGGTATCAGAAGGGGAACTTCATACGGCCCTTGAGTCTGGTTTTCCTGCTGAAAAGATTCACATGCATGGAAATAATAAAAGTATTCAGGAACTGGAAATGGCGGTTGAGAATAATATAGGCTGTATCGTGGTTGATAACTTCTATGAAATTGAACTGCTTCATGCTATTCTGCAAGAACAGCAAAAGGAAATGGACGTTCTACTTCGTGTAACTCCAGGAATAGAAGCACATACTCATGATTACATCCTGACTGGTCAGGAGGATTCAAAATTTGGGTTTGATATGTCCAGTGGTCAAGCAGAAGAAGCCTTTCAAAAAGTTAGGGACGCAAGTCGAATAAACATGAAGGGGCTGCACTGCCACATTGGTTCGCAAATATTTGAAACGAGTGGATTTGAAATGGCTGCGCGTAAACTCTTTTCAGCTCTTAATGATTGGTCTGAAAAGTATGACTACCAAGCATCCGTCTTAAATTTAGGGGGAGGATTTGGTATTCAATATACGGAAGAAGATCAACCGTTAGACCTGGACCAATATGTACACTCCTTAATAAAGGAAGTGACAAATCTTTCTACCTACTACAATTATCCTATTCCTGAAATTTGGATTGAACCAGGCAGGGCAATCGTAGGGGAAGCTGGAATTACGTTATATACAGTTGGGTCTATAAAAGAGGTGCCAGGAATCAGAACTTACGTTTCCGTGGATGGAGGAATGACAGACAATATCCGTCCAGCGCTATATCAAGCAAAGTACGAAGCTGTATTAGCTAACAAAATGAAGGAACGAAGCCATCAAGAATACGCTATTGCTGGAAAATGTTGTGAATCGGGAGATATGCTAATCTGGGAGACTGAACTTCCGAAAGTCGAACATAAGGATTTACTTGCAGTTTTTAGTACGGGAGCGTATGGTTATTCTATGGCAAACAATTACAATCGCTTTCAAAAGCCAGCTGTTGTTTTTGTTGAGAATGGCAACCATCAGTTGGTTGTCCGAAGAGAAAGTTATCAGGAAATGACAAGGTTAGATTTATCTTATTTGCACAGAGAGGGGTAG